A single Tindallia californiensis DNA region contains:
- the mgtE gene encoding magnesium transporter, protein MPGLSEELNNEIVEAIRNEDAETLRHILDEIHPYDMAQALLNLDEEERKIFSKLTDEELADILEELDHEEQQSLLETIGLVRGARIIERMAPDDAADYLGELNEAEKEEILSKLDQEIASDIRQLLRYPDNTAGGLMTIDYFFLYQYDTVERAISRLRNLAPDAESIYYLFVVDDSHRLIGVVSLRELIVANPETMVEDIMSERVVSVPVDMDQEEVAKTMGNYGFLALPVIKGEKMVGVVTVDDAIEVIEEEASEDMMKFGGISGSEDGLQDLSIGPIKASMNRIPWLVLLLGVGVLAGNIIDRFEETLDAVVVLAVFIPMIADMAGNTGTQSLAVVVRGLTMGQFSGKNVWKLLKREAIVGVIIGIVNGVLISIIAALWQRSMMLGFVIGLSLSITLFVATLAGTVVPLIMTKLKIDPAVASGPFITTVNDIVGLTIYFTVATRFMHYLV, encoded by the coding sequence ATGCCAGGGTTAAGCGAGGAGTTAAATAATGAAATTGTTGAAGCGATTCGGAATGAAGATGCAGAAACCTTGCGCCATATTCTGGACGAGATACATCCCTATGATATGGCGCAAGCCCTATTAAATCTTGATGAAGAAGAAAGAAAGATATTTTCAAAGCTAACGGATGAAGAGCTTGCTGATATTCTGGAAGAATTGGATCACGAAGAACAGCAATCTTTGTTGGAGACGATAGGCCTTGTTCGAGGTGCTCGAATTATTGAACGGATGGCTCCTGACGATGCTGCAGATTATTTGGGAGAATTAAATGAAGCGGAAAAAGAAGAGATTCTAAGCAAGTTAGATCAAGAGATAGCGAGTGACATTCGTCAGCTTTTAAGATATCCAGATAATACTGCTGGTGGTTTGATGACCATAGATTACTTTTTTCTTTATCAATATGATACAGTAGAAAGAGCGATAAGCAGATTGAGAAATTTAGCACCTGATGCTGAATCGATCTACTATTTATTTGTGGTGGATGATAGCCATAGACTTATAGGAGTTGTTTCCTTACGGGAGCTGATTGTAGCAAATCCTGAAACGATGGTGGAAGATATAATGTCTGAACGGGTCGTTTCTGTTCCTGTTGACATGGATCAGGAAGAAGTGGCCAAAACAATGGGGAACTACGGGTTTTTGGCATTGCCTGTTATAAAAGGTGAAAAAATGGTAGGAGTTGTTACAGTAGACGATGCTATTGAAGTAATTGAAGAAGAAGCATCGGAAGACATGATGAAATTTGGTGGTATTTCGGGTTCTGAAGATGGCCTTCAGGATCTTAGCATAGGACCAATTAAAGCTTCAATGAACAGAATCCCATGGCTGGTATTGTTACTCGGAGTAGGGGTTTTAGCAGGTAATATTATTGATCGGTTTGAAGAAACGTTAGATGCCGTAGTTGTTTTGGCTGTATTTATTCCTATGATTGCAGATATGGCTGGAAATACAGGGACACAATCACTGGCGGTGGTTGTGCGTGGCTTAACGATGGGTCAGTTTTCTGGAAAAAACGTCTGGAAGTTACTAAAAAGAGAAGCGATTGTAGGAGTAATAATAGGAATAGTAAATGGTGTTTTGATCAGTATTATTGCTGCTTTATGGCAAAGAAGTATGATGCTTGGTTTTGTAATAGGACTCTCCTTGTCCATTACACTATTTGTTGCTACTTTGGCAGGAACGGTAGTACCATTGATAATGACAAAGCTGAAAATAGATCCGGCGGTAGCATCCGGACCGTTTATAACGACTGTTAATGACATTGTCGGGTTAACTATATATTTTACTGTAGCGACCAGATTTATGCATTATTTGGTTTAA
- a CDS encoding Maf family protein: MKLILASQSPRRQEILSKLKIVHSVEKSDVNENEIIEKNACRSISERIRLLSYEKANEVAKKHWNEKKLVLGADTVVVQSNIIYGKPNNEEEMKEMLAAFSGKMHQVMTAVTMINTSTCQAETTVECTKVLFRLLNEQEMDWYLKNAHYDDKAGGYAIQEEGALLVKSIEGCYYNVVGLPIHATLRLFERFQLSLTDFQEQEID; this comes from the coding sequence ATGAAACTGATACTAGCTTCACAGTCACCCAGGCGTCAAGAAATACTGAGTAAACTGAAAATTGTCCACAGCGTTGAGAAAAGTGATGTGAATGAAAATGAGATAATAGAAAAAAATGCCTGTCGTTCAATTAGTGAAAGAATTAGACTTTTGAGTTACGAAAAGGCAAATGAGGTGGCAAAAAAACATTGGAATGAAAAAAAATTGGTATTAGGTGCTGATACGGTTGTTGTTCAGAGCAATATAATATATGGGAAACCGAACAATGAAGAAGAAATGAAAGAAATGTTAGCGGCTTTTTCTGGGAAGATGCATCAAGTGATGACAGCTGTGACTATGATAAACACTAGCACTTGCCAAGCAGAAACTACGGTGGAATGTACAAAGGTTTTGTTTAGACTTCTTAATGAACAAGAAATGGACTGGTACTTAAAAAACGCTCATTATGATGATAAAGCGGGAGGTTATGCGATTCAAGAAGAAGGAGCTTTACTGGTTAAGTCAATAGAGGGCTGTTACTACAACGTTGTAGGATTGCCGATTCATGCCACTTTAAGGCTGTTTGAAAGATTTCAATTATCCTTGACTGATTTTCAGGAACAAGAAATCGATTAA